The Triticum dicoccoides isolate Atlit2015 ecotype Zavitan chromosome 6A, WEW_v2.0, whole genome shotgun sequence genome has a window encoding:
- the LOC119316741 gene encoding far upstream element-binding protein 2-like, with product MADDHYSSKRKYDDSPPPRRTGFSSGPPPASPPVAGAPVPSSYNTVPPPPDEIQLAKQRAQEIAARLFSAAEAKRPRVDNGDDDVGTGGGGGGSLGSGGRIGGGGLGFSSSAGGGHASSIPSLSSQGNSHQYSSYGGGHQSGSTTKKIDIPNGRVGVIIGKAGETIKHLQAQSGAKIQVTRDMDVQPGSQTRSVDLSGTPDQINRAEQLIIDVLAEADAGSSGTISNRKYNAPQPGAEQFQMQIANNKVGLVIGKGGETIKSMQAKSQARIQVIPLHLPPGDTSTERTLYIDGTAEQIEIAKQLVSEVTSENRARNPMSGGYSQQGYRPPRPQANWGAPGAPTTQQPGYGYMQPGPYPGAPPQYGQQPYGSYPPASGGYQTGWDQSSNQQSQQAPSAAGYDYYNQQQQPQQQQSATGTAAPADASNYNYSQPPASYASQGYGDSTYSQQSGGQQAYDYSGYQTQGQQQSYSEQPGYDQQSYGSAANSTQDGTAPSYGGPGGAGQASPGQQASTPSSGGQPGYPSQPPTSAAASSYPVQGSAPPSGYVAPHTQPGYGTQPPPQGAYGQGAYGQPPQAQKPPSSAPTYGQPPPAQAGYGQYGYSQQGYGAPPPYPGAPTASQPGYGQQQSYGDPYATGSYGQPTAYSTEATAPAASQYQSAAAPAPTTATAAPANSGAPQTSPS from the exons ATGGCCGACGACCACTACTCCTCCAAGCGCAAGTACGACGActccccgccgccgcgccggacgGGATTCTCCTCCggcccgccgcccgcctcgccgccggtTGCCGGTGCCCCGGTGCCATCTTCGTACAACACTGTGCCGCCGCCTCCCGACGAGATCCAGCTCGCGAAGCAGCGCGCGCAGGAGATCGCAGCTCGGCTCTTCAGCGCCGCTGAGGCGAAGCGTCCCCGCGTCGACAATGGCGATGACGACGTGGGCACCGGTGGGGGAGGAGGGGGTTCCCTGGGGAGCGGTGGCCGTATCGGCGGTGGCGGCCTCGGATTCTCGTCCTCAGCCGGTGGTG GCCATGCTTCTTCCATCCCATCCTTATCTTCTCAAGGAAACTCACATCAGTATTCTTCATATGGTGGTGGACACCAGAGTGGCAGTACAACAAAAAAGATTGATATCCCAAATGGAAGG gtTGGTGTTATCATTGGAAAAGCTGGAGAAACTATAAAGCATCTCCAAGCTCAGTCAGGGGCAAAGATCCAAGTAACAAGGGACATGGATGTTCAACCCGGCTCACAGACAAGATCGGTCGATCTTTCGGGCACTCCTGACCAGATAAACAGAGCTGAGCAGTTGATAATTGATGTTCTTGCAGAG GCTGATGCTGGATCATCTGGCACTATCTCTAATCGGAAGTACAACGCACCTCAACCTGGTGCTGAGCAATTCCAAATGCAAATTGCTAACAATAAG GTGGGTCTGGTTATTGGTAAGGGTGGTGAGACTATAAAATCCATGCAGGCCAAATCTCAAGCTCGTATACAG GTCATTCCGTTGCATTTGCCTCCTGGTGATACTTCAACTGAAAGAACACTGTATATTGATGGTACTGCAGAGCAAATTGAAATAGCAAAGCAGCTTGTGAGTGAGGTCACTAGTGAG AATCGTGCCAGAAATCCAATGTCAGGTGGCTATTCTCAGCAGGGCTACCGCCCTCCTCGTCCTCAGGCAAACTGGGGTGCGCCTGGTGCACCAACAACACAACAGCCTGGTTATGGTTACATGCAGCCTGGACCTTATCCTGGTGCGCCACCACAGTATGGCCAGCAACCTTATGGCAGCTACCCTCCAGCATCTGGAGGTTATCAGACAGGGTGGGATCAGTCTTCAAACCAGCAATCACAGCAGGCCCCCTCTGCCGCTGGTTATGACTACTATAACCAACAGCAGCAACCCCAACAGCAACAATCTGCCACTGGAACTGCTGCACCTGCTGATGCTAGCAACTACAATTACAGCCAGCCTCCTGCTAGTTATGCTTCACAAGGGTATGGTGATTCTACCTACTCTCAGCAGAGTGGTGGGCAGCAAGCTTATGACTACTCTGGTTACCAGACCCAGGGGCAGCAGCAGTCTTACTCGGAGCAGCCTGGATATGATCAGCAGAGCTATGGATCAGCTGCTAACTCAACTCAGGATGGTACTGCACCTAGCTATGGTGGTCCAGGTGGTGCTGGTCAAGCATCTCCAGGGCAGCAAGCTTCCACTCCATCCTCTGGAGGCCAACCGGGTTATCCTAGCCAACCACCTACTAGTGCTGCTGCATCAAGCTACCCAGTGCAAGGTTCTGCCCCTCCATCTGGATACGTTGCTCCACATACACAGCCTGGTTATGGTACGCAGCCACCACCACAGGGCGCATACGGTCAGGGTGCTTATGGGCAGCCTCCGCAGGCTCAGAAGCCGCCTTCATCTGCTCCTACTTATGGACAGCCACCGCCTGCTCAGGCTGGTTATGGGCAGTATGGATACAGTCAGCAAGGCTATGGTGCACCGCCGCCTTACCCTGGTGCACCCACTGCTAGCcagccaggctatggccagcagcaGTCATACGGTGATCCTTATGCTACTGGTAGCTATGGGCAGCCTACAGCGTATTCTACTGAAGCTACAGCACCTGCTGCTTCCCAGTATCAATCTGCCGCCGCACCTGCCCCTACCACAGCAACTGCCGCTCCTGCCAACAGTGGTGCCCCCCAAACTTCTCCGAGTtga